The stretch of DNA TGGCATGAATCGTCTCCCCGTCGCCCTTGCTGGAAGAGTTGGGCGCCACCCAAATGCAAAATATTCATTTGTCTTGCTATCCAGCACCGTGTATGGACCTCTGATCGACGATTCCGTCATGGATTACAAGACACCACTGATTCGTGTGTCACTTGCTGCTAGAAGGGGATACTCTGGACCACATCCTTATGCATTGTGTCTATGCTTCCGTTGAGGACAACCTTGAGGTGTGGTGGTTAAGATCACGCAAAGGATTGCCGAAGATGACCAGAAAGAGCTTTGATTCGCTAGTCATTCTAATTTCTTGGAGCTTGTGGAAGCAAAGGAATGCGAGGTGTTCAGAAGTGTGGTGCATCAACACAATATCATCCAATTTGTAAATCTCATTCTGGATGAGATACAAACTTGGAAGACGTCTGGAGCTCGGTGTTTTGAAACCTGTATGAGCGAGTAGCATGTTAATGAGGGTGTGTGTGTGGATGTAAGCTCGTAGGCTAAGTTGTTGGCTCACGACTTTTCTTGTAAATTGTTCTCTGCCTTCTGTAAAAATATGGTACGCAATTTGCGTACCCTAAAAAAAAACATTTTAAATATTTTTGAGATTTAAAAATATTTTTAATCTGTTTTTGAGGGGTATTTTTAATCTGTTTAGGGAAAAGTTTTTTCAGTATGAAGTTGGTTGCTCATGGCCCAAAATCGAGCTACGGCCCATTTCCTCTCCGCTTATAAGcaagcaaaaagaagaaaaaagaagaagcggGCCCTCCGATACGCAGACGCGCCGCTCTCATTCCTCACCCGGCCCAATCGCCGACTCCCACTCCAACCCCCACCACTCCGGCCGCACGCAACTCCGGCCAGAGGGGCTCGCCGATTCCGGCCATGCGGGTGCTCCCGCTGGCCCTCGCCGCCGCCATCTTCTCCGGCGTCACGGCCATCCTCATCTACATCTCCGGCCTCTCCTCATGTAACGTACCCTCCTCCGCCCCTCCTCTCCCCTGCCTTTTTGCTTCGCGTGGAGATCCCTGAGTCGGGGTGGGTTCTGGATGCAGATGGCGGCGCGGGGCTTTCCGAGGCGGACCTGGCGGCGCTCGCCGCGCTGCAGGGAGGGTTCAGCAAGTGCGTGGTACGTCGCTACCTCTGTCGCCGATCTACTGACCCCCTCCTGTACTGTGTCGATTTTCTGTCGCTTTATTAGAACCGATTGGGGCTCAGCTGTATAATCCTGTGCAAATTTGATGCTACATTGTGTTGTACATGGGCCATTAGCTTCTGAAATGCATGAGCCTTGGTGGTTTGGCAGGGTAACTGCTTGGTAATGTCTGGACTTCTTCTGAGAATTGATGTGATGCTTACTGTTTAGTAGATGGGGAGGATTCATAGCATACGAGAAAAATTATTTTATCTAGGATTGGGGTGAATTCGATGTTTGGAAATGATTCATGTTTTATGTTCAAAAGGCAACTCTCAGCAATAATTGTGTTGCTAGCTACTAAAAATCTCTGTATTGAGGTCATTAGGGTGCTGGTTTGGATGAGTCTTACTCGTGTAAATTTCTTGCAGGATGCTAATGGTGTAGGACTGCAAGCGTTTGGCGGAGAGGATTACTGCCGTGTTGTTATACAGTACCCGGGTGACACGGTTTCTAAGTGGGTAAGTGCACATGTGCTCGATCATTTCATTCCTTATGCTGGCATTTCTCCTTTGAGTTCCTTAATTTGATTCTGTACCTGGCATTGTACTGCATAGACAAGCGTGGACCATGGGCATTTGTTGTTCTTCTCATAGTTAGAACAGCTTGTCTTATTTTTATGATCGTTGTCTTAGCTCTTATGATTGGTTTTTGCAGACAGATCCAAAAACTGGAGAGTCTGAAGGGTTGGCATTTGAGTTCAATCTCTGTGAAGCTGTGGCCTCATGGGAGCAGGTGGGCATTCTTTCTGCTGTGCTGACTTATCTATGTGATTTAATTAATGCactgaaaatttgcaaaataagtTTAAGTGGTGTGTAGATACTTGACATAATGTTGTCATTTAGTTTGTCAGAGCTACACAGTAGCTATTGATGTAGTAACTTAAGTTTATTTTTTCTAGGTTCGCAACAGTACCACAATACTCACAAAAGAGTACATTGATGCATTACCAAATGGCTGGGAGGAGTATGCATGGCGCAGGATCAACAAAGGAATCCTTCTGTGGGTAGACACAAATTTTACAGTTTCACATAgacttgcattatggttaaattCTAGAGATTGTTGATTATGTTTAGTTTTGGGTTTACAGGAATaagtgcaagaacagaactctttgcATGGAGAAGCTTTCATTGGTTCTCCCTGAGACATCACCATATGTACCTCAGCAGTTTGGTAGCTGTGCCGTTGTTGGAAACTCTGGGGATCTTCTTAAAACTAAATTTGGGGATGAGATTGATTCTTATGATGTTGTCATCAGAGAAAATGGTGCACCTGTCCAGGTTTTCCTAAGATACCTATATTTCCTGCTCTTGTTTCTTAACTTGGACGTGCTCTAACTTCTTGCTGCATTGCAGAACTACACGGAATATGTTGGTGAAAAGAGTACATTTCGCCTTCTTAACAGAGGATCTGCAAAGGCACTGGATAAAGTTGTTGAGTTAGATGGTAAGTCTTCCAGCCACCTATTTCCCTATCACTATCAGTAGGATTTTTATTCTGGGAAGAAAAGGCATGCTAATTCTTATGGTTGCAGAAACAAAAAAGGAGGCATTGATAGTCAAGACAACAATACATGATGTCATGAACAAGATGATTCGGGTAATTTAGCTACACCATATTTAAAAACTAGGGTGCTTTGGGTACATGTTCCTTATTTTCTTACCTGCCTGACAGAACTCTTGttatgtaggaacttccaataaCCAACCCAGTATACCTCATGCTAGGCACATCATTTGGTTCCTCTGCTAAAGGAACTGGGCTTAAAGCTCTTGAATTTGCTCTCTCCATCTGTGACAGCGTTGACATGTATGGCTTTACAGTAGACCCGGGCTACAAGGAATGGTAGGTGATTTACATGTTACCTGTCATTGTAAGCATGCACTTGTACTTACATTTCATGGTACACTGTTTCAGGACGAGATACTTTTCAGAGTCCAGAAAGGGACACACTCCACTACATGGCAGAGCATATTATCAAATGATGGAATGTCTTGGTGTGAGTGTCTCTCTTCCTCTAATCCTAACTGATAAAACCATGTCTACAACCATTGAGCAGTACAAGTTTTTTTTCTTTGTTACTGCACGAAGGGATCGTTTACTGATGTAGAAAATCATGTGCAGCTTGTAAAAATCCATTCGCCAATGCGGGGTGATCCTGGTAGGGTAGTCAAGTGGCTGCCTACCAAGGACATCATTGAAGCTGCTAGAGTTGCTTCAGAGAAGTTGTTGAAGTGAGTTTTTGGATATTCCTTTCTGTATCGACTTGCTTTCACTTTCCTCCAATCTTCTAAATAAGCCACAAGAGCCTTACTTAGGGCATTGACGTTGTATTACATGTGATAGGTTTTGGTGCTGCAATTTAACTCCGTCTCTCATTATGATGTAAGTTGTATGACTAAAAAAATTCATTGCCGTGATTTGTGTTGTAGGAGACCTGGTGCTGGAAGCGTTGACCCTCTGAGG from Triticum dicoccoides isolate Atlit2015 ecotype Zavitan chromosome 6A, WEW_v2.0, whole genome shotgun sequence encodes:
- the LOC119314286 gene encoding sialyltransferase-like protein 4, giving the protein MRVLPLALAAAIFSGVTAILIYISGLSSYGGAGLSEADLAALAALQGGFSKCVDANGVGLQAFGGEDYCRVVIQYPGDTVSKWTDPKTGESEGLAFEFNLCEAVASWEQVRNSTTILTKEYIDALPNGWEEYAWRRINKGILLNKCKNRTLCMEKLSLVLPETSPYVPQQFGSCAVVGNSGDLLKTKFGDEIDSYDVVIRENGAPVQNYTEYVGEKSTFRLLNRGSAKALDKVVELDETKKEALIVKTTIHDVMNKMIRELPITNPVYLMLGTSFGSSAKGTGLKALEFALSICDSVDMYGFTVDPGYKEWTRYFSESRKGHTPLHGRAYYQMMECLGLVKIHSPMRGDPGRVVKWLPTKDIIEAARVASEKLLKRPGAGSVDPLRTCTMIKKRKNGKAPNRFGLRDAAMNHLRYMKGATRYPLERSAGGGYLCMINDR